A region from the Hippopotamus amphibius kiboko isolate mHipAmp2 chromosome 15, mHipAmp2.hap2, whole genome shotgun sequence genome encodes:
- the DIRAS1 gene encoding GTP-binding protein Di-Ras1, with translation MPEQSNDYRVVVFGAGGVGKSSLVLRFVKGTFRDTYIPTIEDTYRQVISCDKSVCTLQITDTTGSHQFPAMQRLSISKGHAFILVFSVTSKQSLEELGPIYKLIVQIKGSVEDIPVMLVGNKCDETQREVDTREAQAVAQEWKCAFMETSAKMNYNVKELFQELLTLETRRNMSLNIDGKRSSKQKRTDRIKGKCVLM, from the coding sequence ATGCCTGAACAGAGCAACGACTACCGAGTGGTGGTGTTCGGGGCGGGCGGCGTGGGCAAGAGCTCGCTGGTCCTGCGCTTCGTCAAGGGCACGTTCCGGGACACCTACATCCCCACCATTGAGGACACCTACCGGCAGGTCATCAGCTGCGACAAGAGCGTGTGCACGCTGCAGATCACCGACACCACGGGCAGCCACCAGTTCCCCGCCATGCAGCGGCTGTCCATCTCCAAGGGCCACGCCTTCATCCTGGTCTTCTCGGTCACCAGCAAGCAGTCGCTGGAGGAGCTGGGCCCCATCTACAAGCTCATCGTGCAGATCAAGGGCAGCGTGGAGGACATCCCCGTCATGCTGGTGGGCAACAAGTGCGACGAGACCCAGCGGGAGGTGGACACCCGCGAGGCCCAGGCCGTGGCCCAGGAGTGGAAGTGCGCCTTCATGGAGACGTCGGCCAAGATGAACTACAACGTCAAGGAGCTCTTCCAGGAGCTGCTCACGCTGGAGACGCGCCGGAACATGAGCCTGAACATCGACGGCAAACGCTCCAGCAAACAGAAGAGGACAGACCGCATCAAGGGCAAATGCGTGCTCATGTGA
- the SLC39A3 gene encoding zinc transporter ZIP3: MMKLLVAKILCMVGVFFFMLLGSLLPVKIIETDFEKAHRSKKILSLCNTFGGGVFLATCFNALLPAVREKLQKVLSLGHISTDYPLAETIMLLGFFMTVFLEQLVLTFRKERPAFIDLETFNASSDAGSDSEYESPFMGGARGHALYGEPHAHSHALSVQELSRSSPLRLLSLVFALSAHSVFEGLALGLQEEGEKVVSLFVGVAIHETLVAVALGISMARSAMALRDAAKLAVTVSAMIPLGIGLGLGIESAQGVPSSVASVLLQGLAGGTFLFVTFFEILAKELEEKSDRLLKVLFLVLGYAVLAGMVFLKW, from the exons ATGATGAAGTTGTTGGTGGCCAAGATCCTTTGCATGGTGGGCGTGTTCTTCTTCATGCTGCTGGGCTCCCTGCTCCCCGTGAAGATCATCGAGACGGACTTTGAGAAGGCCCATCGCTCGAAAAAGATTCTCTCGCTCTGCAACACCTTTGGAGGTGGTGTCTTTCTGGCCACGTGCTTCAATGCTTTACTGCCGGCCGTGAGGGAAAAG CTTCAGAAAGTCCTGAGTCTCGGGCACATCAGCACCGACTACCCCCTGGCCGAGACCATCATGCTGCTGGGCTTCTTCATGACCGTCTTCCTGGAGCAGCTCGTCCTGACCTTCCGCAAGGAGAGGCCGGCCTTCATCGACCTGGAGACGTTCAACGCCAGCTCGGACGCGGGCAGCGACTCGGAGTACGAGAGCCCCTTCATGGGCGGCGCGCGGGGCCACGCGCTCTACGGGGAGCCGCACGCGCACAGCCACGCGCTGAGCGTCCAGGAGCTGTCGCGCTCCAGCCCGCTGCGGCTCCTCAGCCTGGTCTTCGCGCTGTCGGCCCACTCGGTGTTCGagggcctggccctgggcctgcaggaggagggggagaaggtggTGAGCCTGTTCGTGGGGGTGGCCATCCACGAGACGCTGGTGGCCGTGGCCCTGGGCATCAGCATGGCCAGGAGCGCCATGGCCCTGAGGGACGCGGCCAAGCTGGCCGTCACCGTGAGCGCCATGATCCCCCTGGGCATCGGCCTGGGCCTGGGCATCGAGAGCGCCCAGGGCGTGCCCAGCAGCGTGGCCTCCGTGCTGCTGCAGGGCCTGGCGGGCGGCACGTTCCTCTTCGTCACCTTCTTCGAGATCCTGGCCAAGGAGCTGGAGGAGAAGAGCGACCGGCTCCTCAAGGTCCTCTTCCTGGTGCTGGGCTACGCCGTCCTGGCGGGCATGGTCTTCCTCAAGTGGTGA